One segment of Strix aluco isolate bStrAlu1 chromosome 4, bStrAlu1.hap1, whole genome shotgun sequence DNA contains the following:
- the YIPF7 gene encoding protein YIPF7: MSDFEQFHFDFYQSNYTIDDQEENLYGSRKSQTGENPPAGAFALSEKLLFPQSYTGQILQPMYSPDTLSHLSYADGFDEEPPLLEELGINFEHIWQKTLTVLNPMKPADGSIMNETDLTGPMVFCLALGATLLLAGKVHFGYVYGMSAIGCLAMHALLNLMSIPGVSHGCVASVLGYCLLPMVMLSSSAVIFSLQGTLGTLLALFIIGWCSLSASKIFTSALAMEGQQLLIAYPCALLYGLFALLTVF, from the exons ATGTCAGATTTCGAGCAGTTTCACTTTGACTTTTACCAGTCCAATTATACCATAGATGACCAGGAAGAAAACCTCTATGGAAGCAGAAA GAGCCAGACAGGAGAGAATCCTCCAGCCGGTGCTTTTGCCCTATCGGAAAAGCTTCTGTTCCCTCAGAGTTACACAGGCCAGATTTTGCAGCCAATGTACAGTCCTGACACTCTCTCTCATCTTAGTTATGCTGATGGATTTGACGAGGAACCTCCTTTGCTGGAAG AACTTGGGATCAATTTTGAGCATATATGGCAAAAAACATTAACAGTTCTAAATCCAATGAAGCCTGCAGATGGCAGCATTATGAATGAGACAGACCTCACCGGACCTATGGTTTTCTGTTTGGCCCTTGGAGCAACATTGCTGCTG GCAGGAAAAGTTCATTTTGGCTATGTGTATGGCATGAGTGCCATTGGGTGCCTTGCTATGCATGCCCTACTGAACCTGATGAGCATCCCAGGAGTCTCGCATGGCTGTGTTGCAAGTGTCTTGGGCTATTGCCTGCTGCCCATGGTGATGCTGTCCTCTTCTGCAGTCATCTTCTCGCTACA GGGGACCCTGGGAACTTTGTTAGCTCTGTTTATTATTGGATGGTGCAGTTTGTCAGCCTCCAAAATTTTTACCTCTGCATTGGCTATGGAAGGACAGCAGCTTCTTATTGCATACCCGTGTGCTTTACTTTATGGGCTTTTTGCACTTCTAACAGTTTTCTGA